One window of the Nicotiana tabacum cultivar K326 chromosome 4, ASM71507v2, whole genome shotgun sequence genome contains the following:
- the LOC107783945 gene encoding U-box domain-containing protein 19, with product MIQRFDRNDRRILTFPAVHPCENISPATLLDSLITLSCNICNFKSKFFATQRKNVRETIRQVGILLIFFEEIRDNLPSIKDSIILCFAELHTTFQKLKFLLDDCTREGARTWMLMKSHSVASQFRALIRTVATALDVLPLNSLNISREIKELAIMVANQAERAKMELDPEDEDAMKRVILIVNQFENKYEPDTRVIKKVLDYLNISTWAQCHKEIKFLEEEINFECSENYEREVPMLSSLVGFLSYCRGILFEDSVYGNTDQLDGTSNLETLTCLNPEDFRCPISLELMTDPVTVSTGQTYDRASIQRWLKSGNLLCPKTGEILQSTELLPNSTLRKLIQQFCADNGISLAKSWKKNRDISRTILPGSPAAAEAIKFLSEFLASRLYFGSDQQITKAAYEIRLLAKSNIFNRSVLIEAASIPELLQILNTNDPIMQENSISALLKLSKHSNGKKVIMENGGLNLIIRVLKDGLKLEAKQIAAAIIFYISSPREYRKAIGENPEVFPALVELIKEGTSCGKKNAIVAIFGLLLSHRNHERALGAGTVRALVDLLTSSDKAELNTDALAVLASLAEKTEGSFAILESSALPVILSQLQNLTSRAGKEYSVSILLSLCINCGAEVLAALVREQALMPLLYSLLTEGTSQAKKRTRSLIKILQKFCETSTSRFVSEVPQEQFIDVR from the coding sequence ATGATTCAAAGATTTGACCGGAATGATCGCCGGATTTTGACATTCCCGGCGGTCCATCCCTGTGAGAATATATCTCCGGCTACCCTTTTGGATTCTTTGATTACTCTGTCTTGTAACATATGCAATTTCAAATCCAAATTCTTTGCAACTCAAAGGAAAAATGTCCGAGAAACCATTAGACAAGTGGGAATCCTCTTGATTTTTTTCGAGGAAATCCGAGATAATCTTCCAAGTATTAAAGATTCCATTATTCTTTGTTTTGCAGAACTCCACACAACATTCCAAAAGCTAAAATTTCTATTAGATGATTGCACACGTGAAGGGGCAAGAACTTGGATGCTTATGAAATCCCACTCTGTAGCGAGCCAATTTCGAGCTTTGATTAGAACTGTGGCTACAGCACTTGATGTTCTTCCTTTGAATTCTCTTAATATTTCTAGAGAAATCAAGGAGTTAGCGATAATGGTGGCTAATCAAGCAGAGAGGGCAAAAATGGAGCTGGACCCTGAAGATGAAGATGCTATGAAAAGGGTAATTCTAATTGTGAACCAATTTGAGAATAAGTACGAGCCAGACACACGTGTAATCAAGAAAGTTCTGGATTATCTTAATATCTCCACTTGGGCTCAATGTCACAAGGAGATTAAATTCTTGGAGGAAGAGATCAATTTTGAATGCTCAGAGAATTACGAAAGAGAAGTGCCTATGTTAAGCAGTTTAGTAGGATTCTTGAGCTACTGCAGAGGAATTCTGTTCGAGGATTCTGTTTATGGCAACACTGATCAATTAGATGGAACATCCAATCTTGAAACTTTAACTTGCTTGAATCCTGAGGATTTTCGGTGTCCGATTTCTCTTGAACTCATGACGGATCCTGTAACAGTATCCACGGGTCAAACCTATGATCGTGCTTCTATTCAAAGATGGCTCAAGTCAGGGAACCTCCTCTGTCCCAAAACAGGGGAGATTCTACAAAGCACAGAATTATTACCTAATTCGACTCTGAGGAAGCTCATTCAACAATTCTGCGCTGATAATGGAATATCCTTGGCTAAATCATGGAAGAAAAATCGCGATATATCGCGTACTATTTTACCAGGAAGTCCAGCAGCTGCTGAAGCAATCAAATTCCTCTCCGAATTTCTAGCAAGCAGACTTTATTTTGGTTCGGATCAGCAGATAACCAAGGCTGCTTATGAAATTCGTTTGCTGGCAAAATCAAATATTTTCAACAGGTCCGTATTAATTGAAGCTGCATCTATCCCAGAACTCTTACAGATTCTTAACACAAATGATCCAATTATGCAAGAGAACTCAATTTCTGCTTTGCTCAAACTATCAAAACATTCAAATGGAAAGAAAGTGATTATGGAAAATGGAGGCCTGAATTTGATTATCCGTGTTCTTAAGGATGGGTTAAAGTTAGAAGCTAAGCAAATTGCAGCTGCCATAATTTTCTACATCTCTTCACCTCGCGAATATCGAAAGGCAATCGGAGAAAATCCAGAAGTGTTTCCAGCTTTAGTTGAACTCATCAAAGAAGGAACAAGTTGTGGGAAAAAGAATGCCATTGTTGCGATATTCGGGTTACTGCTGAGTCACAGGAACCATGAGAGAGCACTTGGAGCTGGAACAGTTCGAGCACTAGTTGATCTTTTAACTTCCTCAGATAAAGCTGAACTAAATACAGATGCACTGGCAGTTCTAGCTTCATTAGCAGAAAAAACTGAAGGGTCATTTGCAATTCTAGAATCTTCAGCATTACCAGTAATATTGAGTCAATTACAGAATTTAACATCTCGAGCAGGAAAAGAGTACAGTGTTTCCATTTTATTATCTTTATGCATCAACTGTGGCGCGGAGGTATTAGCCGCTTTGGTAAGAGAGCAGGCGCTTATGCCACTTCTTTATTCACTTTTGACAGAAGGAACCAGCCAAGCAAAGAAGCGGACACGCTCTCTTATTAAGATTCTACAGAAATTCTGTGAAACAAGTACTTCTAGGTTTGTGAGTGAAGTTCCACAAGAACAATTTATTGATGTAAGGTGA